In the Bacillus shivajii genome, one interval contains:
- a CDS encoding S8 family serine peptidase — translation MKKLLRVQLIFVVVMALLASSISFAGADSPPESTNDSEQRFIIAFKSEEFPSNYAGIINRAGGEITYEVSQIGVLEATSDNPLQFIKSLTKESDVLSLSPSIDVTLDLPDFDLDGEAVSGDNPGPVPVDENIWEAGWQWDIEKVTNNFASHDVHSGTHDVVVGVIDTGFDFDHPDLAPNIIGGPEASRTFVPGTEDSWDNHGHGTHVAGTIAGNGRMKGIAPDVGLKSYRVFNRGSAQQLWITDAMIAAADDGVDVINMSLGGTRVVGQWFYTDPETGERVRMGNNQAADVVAYKRAVDYAVSRNVTVVAAAGNSAQDMSNPSKVADWIEGNAGPEYDVNGAAWFVPAHLPGVVTVSAMGGGFGTEDRLSFFSNYGNGAINLGAPGGDDPPAGYEGGDTFKFAILSAYPTYFDNNRSQQLFGENGYVWMRGTSMASPQVAGAAAAYISQVYEETGKKPTPRQVQNRLQQTADSVDKTGYSEYFGHGRVNIYNALTR, via the coding sequence ATGAAAAAATTGTTGAGGGTTCAACTTATTTTTGTTGTAGTCATGGCTTTACTCGCTTCATCCATTAGTTTTGCAGGTGCTGATTCTCCCCCTGAATCTACTAATGATTCTGAGCAACGCTTTATTATTGCTTTTAAATCTGAAGAGTTTCCTAGTAATTATGCTGGCATCATTAACCGTGCTGGTGGTGAAATAACGTACGAAGTGTCTCAAATTGGGGTTTTAGAGGCAACGTCTGATAACCCACTTCAATTTATTAAATCATTAACTAAAGAAAGTGATGTACTAAGTCTTTCTCCTTCAATCGATGTCACCCTCGATTTACCTGATTTTGATCTTGATGGTGAAGCTGTTTCAGGAGACAACCCTGGCCCTGTTCCTGTTGATGAAAACATTTGGGAAGCTGGTTGGCAATGGGATATTGAAAAAGTGACAAATAACTTTGCAAGTCATGATGTACATAGTGGTACACATGATGTCGTCGTTGGTGTTATTGATACAGGATTTGACTTCGATCACCCAGACTTAGCACCAAATATTATCGGAGGTCCTGAAGCTTCACGTACATTCGTACCAGGTACGGAGGATTCATGGGATAACCACGGACATGGAACGCATGTTGCTGGTACAATCGCTGGTAATGGACGGATGAAAGGTATCGCTCCTGACGTTGGTTTAAAGTCTTACCGTGTCTTCAACAGAGGAAGCGCACAACAACTTTGGATTACAGATGCAATGATTGCTGCAGCTGATGACGGTGTCGATGTCATTAACATGAGCTTAGGGGGAACACGTGTCGTCGGCCAATGGTTCTATACAGACCCTGAAACAGGAGAGCGTGTAAGAATGGGGAACAACCAAGCAGCAGATGTCGTTGCTTATAAACGAGCAGTTGACTATGCTGTTAGTAGAAATGTAACAGTCGTTGCAGCTGCTGGAAATTCTGCTCAAGATATGAGCAACCCTTCAAAGGTAGCCGACTGGATTGAAGGAAACGCTGGACCAGAATATGATGTAAACGGAGCTGCTTGGTTCGTCCCAGCTCATCTTCCAGGTGTTGTGACTGTTTCTGCGATGGGAGGCGGATTTGGTACAGAAGATCGACTATCTTTCTTCTCTAACTACGGAAACGGTGCAATCAACCTTGGTGCACCTGGTGGTGACGACCCTCCTGCTGGTTATGAAGGAGGAGACACGTTTAAATTTGCCATTTTAAGCGCTTATCCAACTTACTTTGACAATAACCGAAGCCAACAGCTTTTTGGTGAAAATGGTTACGTTTGGATGAGAGGAACATCAATGGCTTCCCCACAAGTAGCAGGAGCTGCTGCAGCTTACATCTCGCAAGTATATGAAGAAACAGGCAAAAAGCCAACTCCTCGCCAAGTCCAAAATCGCCTGCAGCAAACAGCTGACAGTGTTGATAAGACTGGATACAGTGAATATTTTGGTCATGGGCGTGTCAACATATACAATGCTTTAACTAGATAA
- a CDS encoding DUF3231 family protein: protein MPNPFEAFWKALKTNTDNDSKAPLHVGEVMAIWTYFTAVNEMLRYEEMGLNTTKNEEVKEMLTDAHKMCLSQSERLESFLIKEGVPLPETSPPKPDNVIDDIPHGIKVTDDEIANGVSLKIASAIVECAMGQAQSIRTDVGMMWAEFQSEMLTFSTSLKALMRKHGWLKIPPYYYPSSDKKSY from the coding sequence ATGCCTAATCCATTTGAAGCATTTTGGAAGGCTTTAAAAACAAATACCGATAATGACTCAAAAGCACCGTTACATGTTGGAGAGGTAATGGCAATATGGACTTATTTTACAGCCGTCAATGAAATGCTCAGGTATGAGGAAATGGGGCTAAACACTACGAAAAATGAAGAAGTGAAAGAAATGCTCACTGATGCACATAAAATGTGTCTATCACAGTCAGAAAGACTTGAGTCATTTCTTATCAAAGAAGGGGTTCCACTACCAGAAACTTCTCCACCTAAACCAGATAATGTGATTGATGATATTCCCCATGGGATCAAGGTGACGGATGACGAAATCGCAAATGGTGTGTCTTTAAAAATAGCGAGTGCAATCGTAGAATGTGCGATGGGACAGGCTCAATCGATTCGTACGGACGTAGGTATGATGTGGGCAGAATTTCAATCAGAGATGTTAACCTTTAGTACATCATTAAAGGCTTTGATGCGTAAGCACGGTTGGTTAAAAATTCCGCCATACTATTATCCATCAAGTGATAAGAAATCATATTGA
- a CDS encoding S41 family peptidase: MKNILHVIIAAFITFFLVGCTGLSEDTIEEEAIDNLEAVLLLVQENRGADIAPDFNVDEFLYDYDQWESTELSEGELEEIRYTGEPHAYITKEEMIEDVETMHRVLKYMYALYEANGGDTTFKNARDDLIDTIHERFDSDDTIHAGALSQLLIEHYSFIRDTHFYIDGQLVTSVNYNLFISEQTSFNKTSNGYFFSTTDGAKLVSINEEENLEQFLKPSIDENGELVYTPSLFTEQNEPPTFQFITDMHGEKTEKDVTLNQVSSQRLMDDSKIIIDEEIPQLSLRTFMFYDHSPVSANIFIDSADKLQDEAVWILDIRSNEGGYSHYINEWHRELFGYLPGFGDYILTLYSNTGYHIYEDTEQYYESRGVVADPLSDFTGFSSILFPLDEPHWGREFYAEKNIKNEDSIIFVLIDEYTASAAEHMVQVMKQVENTILVGTPTMGALNSGGALFWELPNSNIVMDVPSTFNYHPEHMKKEGIGLEPDLWINPENAEERIKNFINIHFDQNEQDVK, from the coding sequence TTGAAGAATATATTACACGTGATAATTGCAGCTTTCATCACATTTTTCCTTGTAGGCTGTACGGGTTTATCTGAAGACACAATCGAAGAGGAAGCAATTGATAACTTAGAAGCAGTCCTATTACTCGTACAAGAAAATAGAGGTGCTGATATCGCTCCTGACTTCAATGTTGATGAATTCCTTTATGATTATGACCAATGGGAAAGCACAGAGCTTTCTGAAGGTGAGCTGGAAGAAATCCGGTATACCGGCGAACCACACGCTTATATAACAAAAGAAGAAATGATCGAAGACGTCGAGACGATGCATCGAGTCCTAAAATATATGTACGCACTATATGAAGCAAACGGCGGAGATACAACGTTTAAAAATGCTCGTGACGACCTAATCGATACGATTCATGAACGGTTTGATTCGGACGATACGATTCACGCAGGAGCATTATCACAATTACTCATTGAGCACTATTCCTTTATACGTGATACACACTTTTATATCGACGGTCAACTTGTTACATCGGTTAACTATAACCTTTTCATCAGTGAACAAACCTCATTTAATAAAACCAGCAACGGCTACTTTTTTTCTACGACCGATGGAGCTAAGCTCGTAAGCATTAATGAGGAAGAAAATCTCGAACAATTCTTAAAACCATCTATTGATGAAAATGGAGAACTAGTATATACCCCTAGTTTGTTTACTGAGCAAAACGAGCCCCCAACTTTTCAGTTTATAACTGATATGCATGGTGAAAAAACTGAGAAAGATGTAACGCTCAACCAAGTTTCTAGTCAACGATTAATGGATGACTCCAAAATCATCATAGACGAAGAGATTCCACAATTATCTCTTAGAACCTTTATGTTTTACGATCATTCCCCTGTCTCAGCGAACATCTTTATCGATTCAGCTGATAAGTTACAAGATGAAGCCGTTTGGATTTTAGATATTCGTAGCAATGAAGGCGGGTATTCCCACTACATCAATGAATGGCACAGGGAGCTTTTCGGTTATCTACCTGGCTTTGGAGATTATATACTTACACTTTATTCAAATACGGGCTACCACATTTATGAAGATACAGAGCAATATTACGAAAGTAGAGGCGTTGTCGCTGATCCACTTAGTGACTTTACAGGGTTTAGTTCGATCCTGTTCCCTCTAGATGAACCACACTGGGGACGTGAATTCTACGCTGAAAAAAATATTAAAAATGAGGATTCCATCATTTTTGTCCTGATCGATGAATATACAGCATCAGCGGCAGAACATATGGTTCAAGTGATGAAACAAGTAGAAAATACCATTCTTGTCGGTACTCCGACAATGGGCGCATTAAATAGCGGTGGGGCTCTTTTCTGGGAACTTCCTAACAGCAACATTGTTATGGATGTTCCATCTACTTTTAACTACCACCCAGAACATATGAAAAAAGAAGGTATTGGCCTAGAGCCAGACTTATGGATTAACCCAGAAAATGCTGAAGAAAGAATCAAAAATTTTATCAACATCCACTTTGATCAAAATGAACAAGACGTCAAGTGA
- a CDS encoding LacI family DNA-binding transcriptional regulator, with product MKKKPTIRDVAKHAGVSPASVSYVINGVKKVSDETRLRVQDAIKELHYSPDFTAVSLSKRKSNLIGVLMPLIDDSPASVFKKNQYYHEFISGVELVAREKQYDTLITSVSDPEECRQWVKKRNLDGLVFLGHFPEDLYREMNKLSIPIVLIDTYKSFSESFHKVQINDEHGGYLATKHLIDLGHKEIAFVATELDISAVNNKRLEGYTRALEESGIRTDRKKVFECDEITFEQGFQMAEHLLSTNDSITGVVAASDILAIGMMKAYQENGKQVPGHYSIVGFDDISICKYMTPSLTTIRQDIFQKGKVATELLLQSIEADETTMEVKRRTFELPVQLIVRDSTKAL from the coding sequence ATGAAAAAGAAACCTACAATACGTGACGTTGCAAAACATGCAGGAGTTTCTCCTGCGTCTGTATCATACGTTATAAACGGTGTGAAAAAAGTATCAGACGAGACACGGTTAAGGGTACAGGATGCTATCAAAGAATTACATTATTCCCCTGACTTTACTGCAGTTAGTCTATCTAAAAGGAAATCAAATCTAATTGGTGTCTTAATGCCTTTAATTGACGATTCACCAGCATCGGTGTTTAAGAAAAACCAGTATTACCACGAATTCATTAGTGGAGTGGAATTAGTAGCAAGAGAAAAACAGTATGATACTCTCATTACGAGTGTTAGTGACCCTGAAGAGTGCAGGCAATGGGTGAAAAAAAGGAATTTAGATGGGCTCGTATTTTTAGGCCATTTTCCAGAAGATTTATACCGTGAAATGAATAAATTATCGATTCCTATTGTGCTCATTGACACGTATAAGAGTTTTTCTGAGTCATTTCATAAAGTCCAAATAAATGATGAACATGGCGGGTATTTAGCAACAAAACATTTAATTGACTTAGGTCATAAAGAGATAGCGTTTGTTGCAACAGAGCTAGATATAAGTGCTGTAAATAATAAACGTCTAGAAGGTTATACAAGAGCTCTTGAAGAGTCTGGTATTCGAACTGATAGAAAGAAAGTTTTCGAGTGTGATGAGATCACTTTTGAGCAAGGGTTTCAAATGGCAGAGCATCTTTTAAGTACGAATGATAGTATTACAGGGGTCGTTGCTGCTTCTGATATTTTAGCGATAGGCATGATGAAAGCGTATCAAGAAAATGGAAAACAAGTACCCGGTCATTATTCAATCGTAGGGTTTGATGACATAAGTATATGTAAGTATATGACTCCAAGCTTAACAACGATCAGGCAAGATATTTTTCAAAAAGGTAAAGTTGCCACTGAATTATTACTTCAATCAATTGAGGCTGATGAAACCACAATGGAAGTCAAACGTAGAACGTTTGAACTACCAGTTCAACTAATTGTTAGAGACTCTACAAAAGCTTTATAG
- a CDS encoding glycoside hydrolase family 13 protein, protein MKQTWWKEAVAYQIYPRSFMDSNGDGIGDIQGVISKLDYLKQLGIDVIWICPVFSSPNDDNGYDISDYKGIMEDFGTMDDFDQLLEEVHSRGMKLILDLVINHTSDEHPWFIESRSSKDNPYRDYYIWHPGKNGKEPNNWESIFGGSAWEYDEKTEEYFMHVFSRKQPDLNWENPDVRRDLYDMVNWWLDKGIDGFRVDAISHIKKAPGFPDMPNPENKKYVPSFDGHMNQEGIHVFLQELKEETFDKYDIMTVGEANGVKVNQAEEWVGEENGCFNMIFQFEHLDLWGKSAEGSLDLPALKKTLTRWQDGLEGMGWNALFLENHDQPRSVSTWGNDDKYREKSAKSLATMYFLMKGTPFIYQGQEIGMTNVQFESIEDYNDVAIKNLYHNERAEGKSHEEIMEVIWKNGRDNSRTPMQWNDGENAGFTTGKPWLKLNPNYTDINVERAMKDPDSIYNYYKKLIDLRKEESALVYGTYNLVLEDHEHVYAYTRTFKEETFFIIANLFAIETEVEWPAPLRDKTKQLSLSNNNTTEKESDHIVLGPYEARVYKLT, encoded by the coding sequence ATGAAACAAACTTGGTGGAAAGAGGCTGTAGCATATCAGATTTATCCACGTAGTTTTATGGATTCAAACGGCGATGGAATTGGTGATATTCAAGGTGTCATCTCTAAGCTGGATTATTTAAAACAATTAGGGATCGATGTCATTTGGATTTGTCCGGTTTTTAGTTCACCAAATGATGATAATGGTTATGATATTAGTGATTATAAGGGAATCATGGAAGACTTCGGAACAATGGATGATTTTGATCAGCTTCTAGAGGAAGTTCATAGCCGAGGTATGAAGTTAATATTAGACCTTGTTATTAATCATACATCCGATGAACATCCATGGTTTATAGAATCGCGTTCGTCAAAGGATAATCCGTACCGTGATTACTACATTTGGCACCCAGGTAAAAATGGGAAAGAACCGAACAACTGGGAATCAATTTTTGGCGGCTCAGCATGGGAATATGATGAAAAAACTGAAGAATACTTTATGCATGTTTTTTCTAGAAAGCAGCCTGATTTAAATTGGGAAAACCCCGATGTTCGTCGTGACTTGTATGACATGGTGAATTGGTGGTTAGACAAAGGAATTGATGGTTTCCGTGTTGATGCGATCTCACACATTAAAAAAGCTCCGGGATTTCCTGATATGCCAAACCCTGAGAACAAGAAATATGTTCCATCTTTTGACGGCCATATGAATCAAGAAGGGATCCATGTTTTTCTTCAAGAATTAAAAGAGGAAACCTTTGATAAATACGATATTATGACTGTCGGTGAAGCAAATGGCGTAAAGGTGAATCAAGCAGAGGAATGGGTAGGCGAAGAAAACGGTTGCTTTAACATGATATTCCAATTTGAACACCTGGATCTTTGGGGAAAGAGTGCTGAAGGTAGCTTAGATTTACCAGCGCTAAAAAAAACGTTAACGAGATGGCAAGATGGTCTTGAAGGAATGGGCTGGAATGCACTGTTTTTAGAAAACCATGATCAGCCTCGCTCTGTTTCTACGTGGGGAAATGATGACAAGTACCGTGAAAAATCAGCAAAATCTCTTGCGACGATGTACTTCCTAATGAAAGGAACGCCGTTTATTTATCAAGGTCAAGAAATTGGCATGACGAATGTTCAATTTGAATCTATTGAGGACTATAATGATGTCGCGATCAAAAATTTATACCATAATGAACGAGCTGAAGGAAAATCACACGAAGAAATCATGGAAGTGATTTGGAAAAACGGACGTGATAATTCACGTACACCAATGCAATGGAATGACGGGGAAAACGCTGGGTTTACGACAGGGAAACCATGGTTAAAACTTAATCCGAATTATACGGATATTAATGTTGAAAGGGCAATGAAAGACCCTGATTCAATCTATAACTACTATAAAAAACTGATCGACCTCCGTAAAGAAGAATCAGCTCTTGTTTATGGTACGTATAATCTTGTCTTAGAAGACCATGAGCACGTGTATGCGTATACGAGAACGTTCAAAGAAGAAACGTTTTTCATTATCGCAAACCTGTTTGCAATCGAAACAGAAGTTGAATGGCCAGCACCTTTGCGTGATAAAACGAAACAACTGTCTTTAAGTAATAACAACACGACGGAAAAAGAGAGTGATCACATCGTATTAGGGCCATATGAAGCACGCGTATATAAATTAACGTAG
- a CDS encoding DEAD/DEAH box helicase has translation MNIESFESFHLSKEIRQALSDLNYEQPTEVQQKVIPPSLNKKDLVVKSQTGSGKTASFGIPVCELTEWEENKPQTLILTPTRELAVQVKEDITNIGRYKRVKAAAVFGKQPFNKQKLELKQKTHVVVGTPGRVLDHIEKGTLPIEKVTNLIIDEADEMFNMGFIDQVEAIIKELPTNRTTSIFSATIPEDVENLRKNYMKNPDEIEVTSQHLTTDSIDHTVIETTENKKFNLLKDVMTTENPDSCIIFCNTQESVDHIFRQLNQANYPCEKIHGGLYQKDRFAVMDNFKRGKFRYLIATDVAARGIDIESISLVINYDVPFEKESYVHRTGRTGRAGKHGNAISFVTPVEKKDIQDIESYIGFSIPIIQAPSKEEVSTSKAAFEEKLNTRSEEKKDKSAKLNENIMKLYFNGGKKKKLRPVDFVGTITSIPDVTADDIGIISIEQNATFIDILNDKGSLVLQEMKNKTVKGKKLKVYQAKK, from the coding sequence ATGAATATAGAAAGTTTCGAGAGTTTTCATTTAAGTAAAGAGATTAGACAAGCACTTTCAGACTTGAACTATGAACAACCTACTGAAGTGCAACAAAAAGTAATTCCTCCTTCGTTAAACAAGAAAGACCTTGTCGTTAAATCGCAAACAGGCAGCGGCAAGACGGCCTCTTTCGGCATTCCAGTTTGTGAATTAACAGAGTGGGAGGAAAACAAACCACAAACGTTAATTCTCACCCCAACTCGTGAACTCGCAGTTCAAGTGAAAGAAGATATCACGAATATTGGAAGATACAAACGTGTGAAAGCTGCTGCCGTTTTTGGCAAACAGCCTTTTAATAAACAAAAATTAGAATTGAAACAAAAAACACACGTAGTCGTTGGAACGCCAGGAAGGGTACTAGACCACATTGAAAAAGGGACTCTTCCTATAGAAAAAGTTACAAACCTTATTATAGACGAAGCAGATGAAATGTTTAATATGGGGTTCATTGATCAAGTCGAAGCAATTATCAAGGAACTACCAACAAATCGAACAACTTCGATTTTTTCGGCAACCATCCCAGAAGATGTAGAGAACCTACGCAAAAATTATATGAAAAACCCTGATGAAATTGAGGTCACAAGCCAACATTTAACGACAGATAGTATTGATCACACTGTTATAGAAACGACCGAAAACAAGAAATTCAACTTGCTAAAAGATGTCATGACTACCGAAAACCCAGACAGCTGTATCATCTTTTGTAACACGCAGGAGAGTGTCGATCATATTTTTCGCCAATTAAACCAAGCAAATTACCCTTGTGAAAAAATACATGGCGGACTCTATCAAAAGGACAGATTTGCAGTGATGGATAACTTCAAACGAGGGAAATTCCGCTATTTGATTGCGACAGATGTTGCTGCAAGAGGGATTGATATTGAAAGTATCAGTTTAGTCATAAATTATGACGTCCCTTTTGAAAAAGAAAGCTACGTCCACCGAACGGGACGTACTGGTCGCGCTGGCAAACATGGAAATGCGATTTCATTCGTGACACCTGTAGAGAAAAAAGATATTCAAGATATTGAAAGCTATATTGGCTTTTCGATCCCTATAATACAAGCCCCTTCCAAAGAAGAGGTCAGCACTAGTAAAGCCGCTTTTGAAGAGAAGCTGAATACGAGATCAGAAGAGAAAAAAGATAAAAGTGCGAAGTTAAATGAAAATATTATGAAACTATATTTTAATGGCGGGAAAAAGAAGAAACTAAGACCTGTTGACTTCGTTGGAACGATCACGAGCATTCCTGACGTTACAGCTGATGACATAGGAATTATAAGTATTGAGCAAAATGCCACCTTTATCGATATTTTAAACGACAAAGGCTCCCTCGTTCTGCAAGAAATGAAAAACAAAACCGTCAAAGGAAAAAAACTAAAAGTTTATCAAGCAAAGAAATAA
- the htpX gene encoding protease HtpX, which produces MGKRLLFFILTNILVMTTIVVVWSLITTFTDIGGTFDTGGPGLGIDLGALAVFSLLVGFSGSFISLAMSRWMAKKMMKVKVLDPSGRLTAQEQAVVEKVHRFSRAAGLMHMPEVGIYHSNEVNAFATGPSKKRSLVAVSSGLLNSMDDDAVEGVIAHEVAHVSNGDMVTMTLLQGVVNTFVVFFSRIAAILVSRLVRSEMQTIVRFAAIIIFQILFSILGSIVVMAFSRYREFHADRGGADLAGRDKMAHALRSLQAHVNRATANDRTDDSAIQTMKINGKGGMAKLFSSHPDLEERIARLEQR; this is translated from the coding sequence ATGGGAAAAAGATTATTATTTTTCATCTTAACGAATATTTTAGTCATGACGACGATTGTTGTTGTTTGGTCGTTAATTACGACGTTTACAGATATCGGAGGAACGTTTGATACAGGTGGACCTGGTCTAGGAATTGACCTCGGTGCGTTAGCTGTCTTTAGTTTACTCGTCGGTTTCTCTGGATCATTCATCTCACTTGCGATGTCACGCTGGATGGCGAAGAAAATGATGAAAGTAAAAGTGCTTGATCCAAGCGGCCGTTTAACAGCTCAGGAACAAGCTGTTGTAGAAAAAGTACACCGCTTCTCTCGAGCAGCTGGCTTAATGCATATGCCTGAAGTTGGAATTTATCATTCGAACGAAGTGAATGCATTTGCAACTGGTCCATCTAAAAAACGCTCGCTCGTTGCTGTTTCATCTGGTCTACTAAACTCAATGGACGACGATGCTGTTGAAGGGGTTATTGCCCATGAAGTAGCTCACGTTTCAAATGGTGACATGGTAACAATGACATTATTGCAAGGTGTCGTAAACACATTTGTTGTCTTCTTCTCAAGAATCGCAGCAATTCTTGTTTCACGTTTAGTACGTTCTGAGATGCAGACGATTGTTCGTTTTGCTGCAATTATTATTTTCCAAATTTTATTCTCGATTCTTGGAAGTATTGTCGTTATGGCGTTCTCTCGTTACCGTGAATTCCATGCGGACCGTGGTGGTGCTGACTTAGCAGGAAGAGATAAAATGGCACACGCCCTACGTTCTTTACAAGCACACGTAAACCGTGCTACAGCTAATGACCGTACAGACGACTCAGCGATTCAAACAATGAAGATTAACGGAAAGGGCGGAATGGCAAAGCTATTCTCTTCTCACCCTGACCTTGAAGAAAGAATTGCTCGTCTAGAACAAAGATAA
- a CDS encoding TRM11 family SAM-dependent methyltransferase, giving the protein MNKTNNKTMNSIYTYSCTTEELELCKLEMRAFFGFDTESGVIESEKQINPKRSPFMNERLDVLLESKTVEEMVEKVKELPAFNQTFKLIFVQNPTTEKLTYTKRQPIVREVGLQMKGDVDLTSPEQLFGIMNYNGRWVFGRLYYNEPVWLKHQEKPHEYSTALSTRMARSVVNIAVPDPTDIKAIDPCCGIGTVLIEACSMGVNIDGSDLNIRVVYGSRKNLAHFGYSANVTLTDIRDVTGDYDVALIDMPYNLCSVITDDEKFEMFQSARTFAKKIVVVSIEPVDEIIERAGFSIIDRCAVSKNKMFSREVLVCS; this is encoded by the coding sequence TTGAATAAAACTAATAATAAAACGATGAATTCAATATACACTTATTCATGCACAACAGAAGAGCTCGAACTATGTAAATTGGAAATGCGCGCTTTCTTTGGTTTTGATACTGAATCGGGTGTTATAGAAAGCGAGAAACAAATTAACCCGAAGCGCAGCCCTTTTATGAATGAACGTCTTGATGTACTTCTAGAGAGCAAGACGGTAGAAGAAATGGTGGAAAAAGTAAAAGAACTCCCTGCTTTTAATCAGACATTCAAACTCATTTTTGTCCAAAACCCTACTACTGAAAAATTAACGTATACGAAAAGACAGCCGATCGTTCGTGAAGTTGGATTACAAATGAAAGGGGACGTCGACTTAACATCTCCTGAGCAACTTTTCGGAATCATGAATTACAACGGACGTTGGGTATTCGGTAGACTCTATTACAACGAACCAGTTTGGCTCAAACATCAGGAAAAACCGCATGAATACTCGACAGCATTAAGTACACGGATGGCAAGAAGTGTTGTCAATATCGCTGTACCCGATCCAACTGACATTAAAGCGATCGATCCGTGCTGTGGAATTGGGACCGTTCTTATTGAAGCTTGCTCTATGGGAGTTAATATCGATGGTAGCGACCTGAATATTCGCGTCGTATATGGCTCGCGGAAAAACCTCGCACATTTTGGCTACTCAGCAAACGTGACGTTAACTGATATCCGAGATGTTACTGGGGATTACGATGTCGCATTGATAGACATGCCATACAACCTTTGTTCGGTCATAACAGATGACGAGAAATTTGAAATGTTTCAAAGTGCTCGTACATTTGCGAAAAAAATCGTCGTTGTTTCGATCGAGCCAGTTGATGAGATTATAGAACGAGCTGGATTTTCAATTATTGATCGATGTGCAGTCAGTAAAAACAAAATGTTCTCTCGAGAAGTGCTCGTCTGTTCATAA
- a CDS encoding amino acid ABC transporter ATP-binding protein: MINVTDLYKSFGDLEVLKGINAKVDEKEVVCVIGPSGSGKSTFLRCLNLLEEVTSGEIMIDGVSITDPKVDINNLRSKVGMVFQHFHLFPHMTVLDNVTLGPQKVKGINKKEAEKRALSLLEKVGLSNKAKAYPESLSGGQKQRVAIARALAMNPKVMLFDEPTSALDPELVGDVLGVMKDLAKEGMTMVVVTHEMGFAREMGDRVIFMDDGKIMEEGAPDDLFDHPKHQRTQSFLSKVL; this comes from the coding sequence ATGATTAACGTGACAGATTTATATAAATCCTTTGGCGATTTAGAGGTTTTAAAAGGGATAAATGCAAAGGTAGATGAAAAAGAAGTCGTATGTGTCATTGGGCCATCTGGATCAGGGAAAAGCACATTTTTACGTTGCTTAAACTTACTTGAAGAAGTGACGTCAGGGGAAATTATGATTGATGGAGTCAGCATCACAGATCCGAAGGTGGACATAAACAACCTTCGATCAAAAGTCGGAATGGTGTTTCAACACTTTCATTTGTTCCCTCACATGACTGTGTTGGATAATGTCACATTAGGTCCGCAAAAAGTTAAAGGAATAAATAAAAAGGAAGCTGAAAAACGAGCCTTGTCTCTCTTAGAAAAAGTTGGCTTGTCAAATAAAGCAAAAGCTTATCCAGAGAGCTTATCTGGAGGTCAAAAACAACGTGTAGCGATTGCAAGAGCGTTAGCGATGAACCCGAAGGTTATGTTATTTGATGAGCCCACATCAGCGTTAGACCCTGAATTAGTTGGTGATGTGTTAGGAGTAATGAAAGACCTTGCAAAAGAAGGAATGACGATGGTTGTAGTCACTCATGAGATGGGGTTCGCCAGAGAAATGGGAGATCGTGTTATTTTTATGGACGATGGAAAAATAATGGAGGAAGGTGCTCCAGACGATCTTTTTGATCACCCAAAACATCAAAGGACTCAATCTTTTTTAAGTAAAGTGCTTTAA